ACGCTCACCGTAAAGGTAGGCAGTGCTACAAATGCAAGCACTGTGGTCGCCAGTTCCTCGACCATTACCGACCTTGGCAGTATTCCAACGATGTCAAGCAACTGTGTCTGAAAATGT
The sequence above is drawn from the Funiculus sociatus GB2-C1 genome and encodes:
- a CDS encoding IS1/IS1595 family N-terminal zinc-binding domain-containing protein, producing the protein MKCPKCNATEVSKNAHRKGRQCYKCKHCGRQFLDHYRPWQYSNDVKQLCLKM